One window of Acidobacteriota bacterium genomic DNA carries:
- a CDS encoding phosphoribosylaminoimidazolesuccinocarboxamide synthase — translation MDHRPNAHPNPTPPLHQAELPGFRRVSRGKVRDIFEVGDDLLIVTTDRISAFDCVLPDPIPGKGKVLNQLSLFWFRRFEGLLPGHVITGDVPAMPASLQPFRDLLAGRSMLVRRARVLPVECIVRGYLAGSGWQEYQRQGTVCGIALSEGLAENARLPEPLFTPSTKAEEGHDENIPYETLSGLVGEPLAGEVRRRALELYSRAAEYALGRGIIIADTKFEFGLHEGKLMLVDEVLTPDSSRFWPADGYAPGRAQPSFDKQFVRDWLTGCGWDRNPPAPALPADVIAKTTEKYGEAFRRLTGEDLAE, via the coding sequence ATGGACCATCGCCCGAACGCCCACCCCAACCCGACACCTCCCCTTCACCAGGCCGAACTGCCCGGATTCCGGCGCGTCAGCCGGGGAAAGGTCCGGGACATCTTCGAGGTCGGGGATGACCTCCTGATCGTCACCACCGACCGCATCTCGGCCTTCGACTGCGTCCTCCCCGACCCCATCCCCGGCAAGGGGAAAGTCCTGAACCAGCTCTCCCTGTTCTGGTTCCGCCGCTTCGAGGGCCTGCTCCCGGGGCACGTCATCACCGGCGACGTTCCGGCCATGCCGGCGTCCCTCCAGCCTTTCCGCGACCTGCTCGCAGGGCGGTCCATGCTGGTGCGCCGCGCCAGGGTCCTCCCGGTGGAGTGCATCGTCCGGGGCTACCTCGCCGGGTCCGGATGGCAGGAGTACCAACGGCAGGGAACGGTCTGCGGGATCGCGCTCTCCGAGGGCCTCGCCGAGAACGCCCGCCTCCCGGAGCCCCTCTTCACCCCCTCCACCAAGGCCGAGGAAGGGCACGACGAGAACATCCCCTACGAGACATTGAGCGGCCTCGTGGGCGAGCCCCTCGCCGGGGAGGTCCGCCGGAGGGCGCTCGAGCTGTACTCGAGGGCCGCGGAGTACGCCCTCGGGCGGGGGATCATCATCGCCGACACCAAGTTCGAGTTCGGGCTTCACGAGGGGAAACTGATGCTGGTGGACGAGGTCCTGACCCCCGACTCCAGCCGCTTCTGGCCGGCGGACGGATACGCCCCGGGCCGGGCCCAGCCCTCCTTCGACAAGCAGTTCGTCCGGGACTGGCTGACGGGGTGCGGATGGGACCGCAACCCGCCCGCCCCCGCGCTACCCGCGGACGTGATCGCGAAGACCACCGAGAAGTACGGCGAGGCCTTCCGGCGACTGACGGGGGAGGACCTGGCGGAGTGA